One Tribolium castaneum strain GA2 chromosome 6, icTriCast1.1, whole genome shotgun sequence genomic window, TTGTAACTTCTTGATATTTCCTTCATTCAGAAACTTGAGGCGTGCTTGTTTAATCTTGTCATGGTCAACGTTTTCCCCTTTTTCCAGCTCTTCCTCCAACACTTTCTGGTAACTTATAATGTCGGAACTTAAGTCCAAGGGTAATTTATTGATGAATTCCTTCAAAGCGGTcttaaaattgtcatttttggaCAAATCCAGAGTTGAATTGATCACGTTGTTAATTTTGTCGCGGTTTACATCACTAGTTTGACAAAACTTGGCTTTTGAAAATTCTTCAACTAAACTGGTTggcgttttcttcaaaaaatcaagcattatttgtaaatttcttAGACAGAATGGTCCGTAATTATAATCCTCGTCTATTTTGTGCTCTCGTCCGTTATGTACAACAAATTCCATTGacgaaaaatgttttcttagCTCGTCTTCAAGTTTTGAAGGAACATCACCACCACTTGAGTCCTTGTACAGTATTAAATTGACATCACCTTGACGAGTTAAACAGAATACAACCCAGCGGTTTTTCTGTTTCtcaaatattacaaaagttGGTTTCGTTTCAATTCctacattttcaaaaactttatcGAAATTGTCGTTAGTTAACAGTTTAAATTGTTGACTGTACGAGTATtgttccaaaattatttttgcatgcTTGGTGATATCTTTCTCATCGTAGGGTAGAGCAGATAGAAGTTTAGTCAAAGTTTCTTCTGTTTCAAGAGTGGTTAGTAAAGGTTGTTTCGAAATTTCGTTGATTTGTTTTCGTTCTTCTTCACGTTTTTTAGACTCGGACCGATGCATTGTGATTAGTTGGCCTGAATAGaagacaattttatttatttgtaaaaaggaaaaaattaaaaaatcacttacCGTTGAATTAATAGAACTAACGACCATTACACTATGTTTAATCTTGTGATTGAAATTTTCGTTTATATGCGTTTCCACAGGGAAAAATATCGAGAaagataaagtaaaaaaaataacaacaatgcACTAATTAAACaggaaaattaaatgaaaaaaacttaatccgTGATTATTGTCTCAAAGAGCAAATATCTGGTTTTTGATCGATTTAATtacgattaaaaatttaacaattaatttcgGACAGGCTTAAAAGATTAGATTAGATTAAGTTTCGCAAAAACATGAATTTAACTaatcaatatttcaaaattgtttacttttttttaaattatcttaaaTATAAACCGTCTCAATCGGCATGAAATCCAGTGAAAATGCCTTCGTACGAAACGCAACTTCGTATATTTAACAACACTTTTACCGATATTAAATCAACATCGGTTTCCGGAACAGACAACTACGACTGGGATGGTGGATCAAGACCTGACTACAATTTTGTCGGTGTTTATATCAAAGCCAAGTCCGCAGTGCAACGAAGAGCTGAAGTGAACAGatgggcaaaaaattgtccatTTACCATGACACTTTGTTTTCAAGATAGGACAATCGACACCTTCAGGCTCAATCAAAAAGCGGCAATAGGTAAAGCAAACATAGATTTACGCCTATTGAGAGTGTCCCACAAAATCATCTGGAGACGCACCGACAAAAAAACCCTCGAGATAGAAATCCAAAACACTGAACAACAGTTGCAAGAACAAGTAGCTGAGAAGTTGAAGAAGGAAGGAGAAGCATCAGCTAAACAGAAACAGTACGAAGCTGCATTGAAAAAACTTGACGAGGCTTTGAAATTAACCCACAAAGCTTCAACTATCGCTGAGTGTAAGAACCAGCAAGGGGACATTTTGATGGCTCAAGCCTGGGATTTGGAATTGAAGGAAAATGCTGCACTTGCTGAGAAGAAGTTTAAGGAAGCAAAGGAGAAGTTTTCGCAAGCTGGTAATCAAGAAAAAGTGGGTCTTGTCAATTTAAAACTCGATGGGAATAAGCTGTTCAACGAGGCAAACGAGTTGGAAGCGAAAGCTTTTGAGTTGGTCAAAAACGCAAAGACTGGGGAACAACTTAATTCGGCACAGGATATGTATAGGGAAGTTTTGGCTAAGTATGAGGAGGCCAAGAAGAAATTCGATGAAGGGGCCAAGAGGGATAAAGTGAATTTTGGAGAGAGTGCCACTTTTGTCAAAAGTCAGATCGACGAAGTGCAGAAAGTGATAAATGATATTGAAAAAGctgaattgaatttgaataTGAATGAGGTGCATGTTAATGATGAGGAGAAGAAGACGGAAGGGGAAGAGGAAGTGAATAAAGACCTGCATGAAGAAAGAGAtggataaacaaaaattacaagcgGGGATTAAATAACACTATAACCATTATTTAGCTTGTTTATGATATTGTTAAACaaatagtgaaaacaataaacattACCATAGGTAttgtagataatttaaaaataacttattaCTACTAGAATAATCTTGTTctgaactcaaaaaaaatattcctttTTCCGTCATGCCCCTGTTTAAGTTCTCCTGTAATGGTTTGGAAAGTATAACAATAAGGTAGAGGACTCTGATGTAAGATCTCATTTAAATTTCCTGATTTCCCCAGGGAAAACTTGTTTCAGGCAACTTGGGAAAGTCAGATAGTTCTAGTTTTCACAAAGTAAAACTAGAATTCACAGTCAAAAATTTAGGTTTTAACGGGTTTTTACggtaaaaacacaaatttagaagttaacgattttaaaataaaacacaaatatcaaaataacttttaattCATCTTTTGTCATTCTTAACGAAGGATCGTCTCAAAATCGCACATCTATCAAAGCCACTAGATAACCTCTAGCTTGCAAACTCTTCTTCTATTTCGtttgaaaaacgcaaaatgcGCAGTAAAAACACTTATTcgaatgtttatttaaaattttcgaaattcgGATTGAGAATAAGGTagtaatttgaatttgttaaCACAGAAGATGACACACGACAATGCAcaattttctctaaaattttAGACAAGATCGACACAATACTTAttggtcaaaaattttagtatCCTTTAATATattcataaaagtcaccaaaaatATCGACATTTTTTCGATTGCCTTTAAGGAAATAGGatcattccatttgaaaaaactgagttatagtagttttttgaaaactattttgaaaaaaatcatattacctatgaattttgacagttgacaatttcgaaaattctaaaaaactcTTCGAACCTTCGGTTATcgtatgcaaaaaaaaattcatttaacgCAAAGGATTCAAGAGCTGTAATATCTTAGATAAACACTTGCacataaaaatttcaacaaaaaaattgatatggtagcgctcagctccgtttgcgtgtgcgtcatctgacatttctgttactacgtttacatagcaggggcatagcggtcaaaaactgtcaaatattttttgaggttacgaagtgtttaaattatgagttgttacaaaaaatagagattcacaaaacaagaactaataaacgcagaatcaaaaacctaacgaaacgcaaatcacaaaacacaataaacgaacagaaaatacttgcgattaacaccgataacactttcgacaaccatgcgatgacgtctataatttactgtcaatgtcagtttgacaaattcgtgacacttgacggtgttgtcgaagtgcacatgtaaattcatgttcaaggataccacccttagatacccgttagctgtttaaatttgcattgtttttgataattttttatagctttgtgttggtaatgaaaaaatgaaattgatgacgcacacgcaaatcgagctgaccgccactatataagtcaaaaactatgccagataagtaccaaaaactttggtaaattttactcagcttgaaAAGGtggattcaaataaaaaaaaatatgtggttactatttaaaattttaaatttggcgcaatttttttgtagtttcggAAACttagccattttgaaaataatttagtttgaaCTAAAGGAAGGGTCGATTTGTATcgcatacaaaattttaaagctctagctatattaaTAGTTGAAAAGCTTCTAATGTAGACCCTAAATgtatcaccctgtatatcccatttcagttcatagaaaaatttggcaacaccgcatttgaattttttggagtaaaatgtaacacaaaatGGGAGTTTCTGCGgtttttttagctcaaaacgtGTCGCTGGTATTTAGTTTAACATAGAATTgttttctttaacagaaactctaaatttgtgttttatttttcactccaaaaaattcaaatgcgttgttttttttttctactttgaactgaaatgggatctACAAATTAATTGGCTAAAACAATAAAGTACCTAAatcgtaaagttttaaataacgtatttttgatttgttcaatccaaagcgtttttttcaaaaaaatataataaaaaaatttggactTCATTCTGAAAATCACAAAACgcaatatttttgagaaatttcatTCCTTAGAAAActcaataaaatcaaaaaatattaagtcaACTATTTACGCAATGTTTCCACTTCTTGCATTagattttccactgaaaaattaagattATGTACAAAAGTGAGATCAGtttcttcagattttttaGTACTATTCCCACTTTTGTTGCacagtttttgcttatatttttattgagaaaaaatgtCTCTCTTCTCattgtttttctttcttatTTCCTATTTTGCTCCTCAATTACCATTTGTGTTTTCTACACAAGATGAaggtttagtttattttttgttttttattttttggaagaGTTTctagaatttcaaaattaatttgttattataCTTTGCgatttaattagaaaacaGTCATTAATATAATGATACGTCTAGATCCCAAGGTGTAATTATTTCGCACTGAAACCGAATTGCATCAgttgtaatttattaacatTAAGGGCGGGTTTATAGAAAgcgaattaaatatttaatttcaaattaaaaagttaatgTCGATTAACTTAATTTCGTGACGTCACTAATCGCGATTAAATCgatttaattcgaattaaactAATACGTTGTTAAATTCcatttaatcgcaattaaatctAGAAATCGGTTTACAAAAGCTCAATTAACagttaattgcgattaaattaTACATTAATATGAAATTAAGTTAATGAAGGTAGCtacttcaattaaattttaatatctgTCATGTTTGATTCCAAAAAACTTTGAGATAGcttatatttaaataaaataaacgggAAATAAAGGTAaataatacacattttttaattattttattattattcaaaaaattacaattagatGTCTGATGTATCACTTACGACTACATCATCGTCTGATGATTCTTCTGAGGATGAAGTAAGAATGGAAAGAATACCTAGAAGATACCGAGGGATAAGAGATAGGAGAAATCCTTATGAAATTTTCGAcgaagaagaatttaaaatgagatttAGATTCTCGAAGGCAACTATCTTATGGCTTCATGAGTTGATCGGTCATGATTTAGAACCTACAACTAGAAGACGCAAATCGATATCTGCAATAaataagattttaattacaatgagGTATTTGGCAACAGGTTCCTTTCAACAATTAGTGGGTGACACTGTTGCTGTACATAAGTCAACAGTCTGTGTTGTTATAAAAAGTGTTATCCAAAAAATCGCTCAACTTAAaccacaatttataaaaatgccaaacagAGAAGAACTACATAATGttcagttaaaattttatcgtaaaagAAGAATGCCAAGAGTAATAGGTGCAATAGACTGTTCTCACGTAAGAATTGAATCACCAGGTGGCCCCAACGCTGAAATTTTTCGTAATCGGAagggatttttttcaattaatgtaCAGGCAGTATGCGATGCAGACCTGCAAATAAGAAATATTGTCGCGAGGTGGCCAGGAAGTGTCCACGATAGCACAATATTTAATGATTCATCCCTCTGTGCACATCTAGAAAGAGGTGAATATGAAAATGGTTTTCTACTTGGAGATAGTGGATATGCTTGCCGTCCCTTTCTTTTAACTCCAGTACTGAATCCAAGAACAGCTGCGGAAGAAGCTTATAATTTGTCACACAGAACGACTAGAAATGCTATTGAACGGTGTTTTGGAGTTTTGAAACGTCGTTTTCCTTGTCTGTCATTGGGACTGCGGACTAAAATGAACACTACATTAGCAACTATTGTGGCTTGTGCTGTGTTACATAACATTGCCATTTTCACAAATGATAATGAACCGCCAAGAGATCCAGATGTTGAAGTACCTCAAGAACTTGAAATTGAACCTGttcatagaaataataatattaatgaaaATACTGCCGCTCGTACAGCCCTTATAAGAACAcattttcattgaaaaaaaaaaaacaaataaaatttcaatatttattattcatttcggctaattttttccaactctttttctttaatttttaattctaattcgtacatcttttttttaaattcaatttccatGTTTGCTAATTTTATGCGCTTTAAATATAGTGTTCTTTTCAAatcaactgttttttttttgtttgatttatttttagaaggggtgtatttttttcgtgGTGGCTGGTGGGTAGGGATTTCTTCACAAACGGTTTCGGATGGGGGAACACATTCATCTTCAAGGTAAATGGGGAGATCAGAAATATTTACATTAGAGTGTCCTTCAACAGGTTCCAGGACAGGAGGGGATATTTCCTGATCTTGAGTTAATAGTACtatatctaaaaatttgataaattatttgaaagttaACGATTCTTGTTTGAGATCAAATGTGTGTATTcgtgtattattattattattattattattattattattattattattactgttaaaGCATGGTTTATTTACCTTTATGGTAAATATTGTCATCATCAAATAGATTTGGTAAGGGCCTTGCCTGTGGCTCGACCATTGCTAAGACTCTAGCCCCCACGTCAGTTAATTGGCTCTCGAACGTTCCACCCCCAGTTTTCGAAATGTTTTTCTTAAATGGAtaagaaaattagtttttctgaaatttaattattttaactaaccttatcttcatttttttttcgtttaagcTCTGCTATATTTCCCAGTTCATTCGTCTTATCTAAGtatctttttttctaaaaatgtaaacaGTTATAGTCActcacataaataatattatttatttacattttctttagcaatattttttttagctgTCCGGCGTAAATTGGACCAAAGCACTTTCATCTGCTTTCCTGTTCGTGGTGCTGTTGATGATGCTGAATTAAATTCTTCAGCCACCTTTTCCCATGCGTCTTTTCTCTCCTTTTGGGAAACACCGTcggtttctttattttctattttgtttTGATATCTAAAGGAAAGGCAGAGGTGGATGTAGGATAACGTAAAAGAAGGAATATAATgtcatatttgaaaaaaagggtTGGATTAAAGTGCAGTGCAAAAATCATgtggaaaaaaattaggtgCATGTTTGAAACCTAAACatacgatttaaaaaaatgttagaattGTGTTTTGCACCAAATTCCAGACTCAGGAGACGTACAAACCTAACCTACAATAATCGTTAATTTATGCCAAAGTAGCTACATACCTGTTTATAATATCTAGAGCAATTTCCTTTTCCCTTTCGGTAAAGTTCTTTGTTCTTTCTCGGTGCACCTTTGCCTccgtcattttaaattttaaatgtaatttgcACAAGCGCACACACAGACCACACGGGAgagaattataaaaacactCGTGAAAATAGCCACTGAACTTAATCAGTTGTGCCAACCCCGTCAAatgtcaatttaattcgaattagttaatcacaattaaaatttgattaaaaacgcATATGTAAACCGTGATCAATTTGATGGCGATGTTAAgttaattttgatattaacTTAATTCAGAATCAAAAAATGTTCTATAAACCCGACCTAAGAGTAGAAATAAATCAGAAGTAAACGTGtcatgaatttaaatgaaacggCATTTTCctacataaataattttatttaaataatcaatTATTTTACTCCTAACAACTCGGAGATAGATTAAAAGATATGCAAATTGTACCAATATTTGCGACACGCGCTACATTCATTTAACCTTTGCATATCTTAAAACACAATCCCAAAAATTGCGATCAAATCAAAGTTAAtcaatttacattaaaaaatgtacactGGGTTCacttaaaactataaattccACTTAACATACAAGGTAAAAAATACATGACTAGTAATAGAATTTGGTTTAACAGTGACGccaaaaatcgaaattgtCGTCACAATTCAGTTGTAATCTCATCCTGAGGCCTGAAACCCAATTGGCAGAAATCATCGTCCAAGAACAACGAACTGTTAAGGTACTCTTTACTGTTCTTCCAAACCGCCGGATTGAACTCCGACGTGGGCGAATTAACGAGCGAATACTCGAACTTCCACTGCGGATTCAGAGTGGCATGAAGTGCAGAATCataattactattaaaattctttattgCCGCACTTTGCAGACTTAGAGAAGACCCAAACACTTGGTCGGGTTTGAAGGTGGACATTGTGGTGCTGTTCCTGCTGTCGGTGTCCTGCGTTGGTAATACAGGGCCCTGCAGGAAGTTGATTAGTTGGGCGACTTGGGGCTGCGAGACGTCGCTCATTCGCTTGTAGCGTTTGAGGGCCTTTTCGGCCCAGTTGAAGAGGTGCTCCCAGTCGTCAGGGACTGCCACACGGTCCGATTTGCGGTTGAGGAGGAGAAGGATTTTTGCCAAGTCGCGGAGGACGGGCTTGTAGGCGGCGAGAGCGCTGAAAAAATACAaggaaattaattaacaacataattaattaagccATGTTCAATTTATCATAATTTCACgctataaattaaatttcggTTCGTTGGTTAATTCATTCGCTGCATATTTTTAGAAACTGCATTAACTaacttcaatttttctttttctattaAACATAGTAGCCTAATTTTCCAAGTCATATTCCCGttttagcaatatttttaCACAGAAGGggttaaacagttttttttcgaaaactccAATTAAATTCGAGAATTTTCCACAAAAGTTATCCGGCTCGAAAGACTATACGCTTGAGTATTGAACTTAACCCCAGTTCTTTAACATTTAATTGGAATACAATTGAAGAAAAACCCTGTTTAATCTTATGGTCAAATAAgaggaaacaaaaaatatacaaggcgtgttaaaataactttcatctagttaactttgaaattaatttagatgAAAAATTTGTGCCGCTTTGCTCCAATAAAACCGTTTTAATTCTATCagtaaaattcacaaattctCAATTAATTACACTTTTTTCTAGCATTATCAACTCTTTTGAGTAATTAAAATAGCACTTTAACTGGAAGGGTAGatgaaatgttttaaatttattttaataagggTGGATCCTATCGTCGGATAACTTTATCctgaagataaataaaaagatacagtgttgtaacaattgtaaGCATAGAATTATACCCAAATAACTTATCCGGAGTTTGTCTgacgattgtaaaatccacccttaattaaatttacaaattccaaCATACATATTAATTTGATGGataattaataacttttttcttaaacttaAAATCCTGCAATAGAAATAAATGTTGTACTATACACGATGAGATAAAGATTGTTTAACTACTCGTGAAAAAAGTCCACTCGTAATTTCGCCACTGTTAACCCTTAACCTTTTCACTCGTAGATAACCAATCTTTTTATTGTCTTAAAAGTTTCGTTAAAAATGCACAGGGGACCAGatgaaaaacattttcacaTCCCTGTATTTCCCCTAAAAAgttttatcgaaaaatttgaaatatttctttgaaataaagtaaaaatttatgctCCTGCTAAAATGTGGTACGTTTACTGAATCTATAGGTGTTTCTCAACAAAAATTGCATAATTAAATGTCTAAATGTGTacacctatttttttaaaaatgtaatgtttTCCACCGAAAAATTTATGGAATTAGAATTCTTTTCACAAATTAAGgtcaaaaattcttaaattccATCTTAAATGCATcattttctatagttttgaatTAGAATGTCACGAAATTAGCAATAGGAATAGGTTATCGTTACCTGATggatttaaacaattttttttatagcaaaACTTACGAaattttaaaggttttatcaaatcaaagttaaaaaatctgttattTTCACCAAATCTGGGTGATTTTCGGTAAATTCTAGAAATTGTGCCAAACGAACAgagaaaatttcatttaaatcaCGAAATGTCTTATACTTTCGAACACAAAACTTAAttcaaacatgtttttttttgctaaacaaAATGGATAATTATGTTAAAACGTGATATTAATTCTCACTTACGTAGTAAGGCAGACAATTTCGaatattttgccaaaataGGGCAGAATGCCAATCAATTACTAtgaaaatgtgatttttgttttttattttagcagatttaaataattcatgaTCGGAAAACAAAGTCAAAAATGTCcctgattttttgaaaaatttggaaagaccacaaaaacaaatttttataatatataattagAACTTGTATGgaaaatgcattattttctttgtttttcaaCCAAAACTTACACATCATAGAAAATGTGCCAAGCGAACacagaaaatttcaaaattatatttggaaCGCGTTTGTTTTAgtaagttttaataataataagtcgAGCGACTTGTGTTAAGAcgatgaaaataattttatttttattttctatggatttaagaaaatttgaaaaagttgtTACAAAGTTTGACTACATTTacaaataaagacaaaaagCTGCAAAATTAAGTCatgataatttaattaattaagtcataattaaaaaaaaaaatttcaagagaCCTTTGTCTCttatttactttattatttttttttgttttacttttgtgTCTTCAATGTTCTTTCAATAGGTTGGTGTTTGCTAAATCTACTTGTACGAGTCTTTACA contains:
- the LOC103312343 gene encoding myb/SANT-like DNA-binding domain-containing protein 3, which encodes MTEAKVHRERTKNFTEREKEIALDIINRYQNKIENKETDGVSQKERKDAWEKVAEEFNSASSTAPRTGKQMKVLWSNLRRTAKKNIAKENKKRYLDKTNELGNIAELKRKKNEDKKNISKTGGGTFESQLTDVGARVLAMVEPQARPLPNLFDDDNIYHKGSISSS